The following coding sequences lie in one Spinacia oleracea cultivar Varoflay chromosome 1, BTI_SOV_V1, whole genome shotgun sequence genomic window:
- the LOC110800836 gene encoding probable UDP-N-acetylglucosamine--peptide N-acetylglucosaminyltransferase SEC, with protein sequence MEMLLLQNDHLQVQQQNLQPYQHNSQQQHQNSHNLQNLQQFQNQLQVSRVSFSLDRSDSFVFHSEHQHQSQQQQLQLQLSSTSTVKTSQALDPRQVDDNLLLTLAHQKYKSGNYKQALDLTNSLYERNPRRTDNLLLLGAIYYQLHDFDTCISKNEEALQINPHFAECYGNMANAWKEKGNIDLAIRYYLVAIELRPNFADAWSNLANAYMRNGRVNEAVQCCRQALELNPNQVDARCTLGNLMKAQGLVQEAYNCYVEALRVQPTLPVAWSNLAGLFMETGDYNKALQCYKEAIKHKPTCVDAYLNLGNVYKTLGMPQEAVLCYQRLLQVRPDYAIAHGNLASIYYEQGQLDMSILHYERAIARDPGFLEAYNNLGNALKDAGRAEEAVQYYRKCLSVQPNHPQALTNLGNIYMEWNMTGTAAQYYKATLHVTTGLCAPYNNLAIIYKQQGNYADALTCYTEVLRIDPLASDALLNRGNTLKEIGRVNEAIQDYISAIDVRPSMAEAHANLASAYKDSGHVEAAVKSYKHALILRPDFPEATCNLLHTLQCVCDWEGLENRLIEVESILRRQIQMSVVPSVQPFHAFAYPLDPLLALEISRKYAENCSLVAARYSLPSFSYPAPFPVKTDKGSRRLRVGYVSSDFGNHPLSHLMGSVFGMHNRENVEVFCYALSPSDGSEWRLRTQSEAEHFVDVSSLSSDAIAKLINADCIQILVNLNGYTKGARNEIFAMQPAPVQVSYMGFPGTMGASYIHYLVTDEFVSPSYLSHLYSEKLVHVPNCYFVNDYKQKNRDVLDPNTQPKRSDYGLPGDKFIFGCFNQLYKIDPDICDTWCNILKRVPNSALWLLRFPAAGETRLRAYAAARGVQQDQIIFTDVAMKGEHIRRSSLADLCLDTPLCNGHTTGTDVLWAGLPMLTLPLEKMASRVAGSLCLATGVGEEMVVNSLREYEEKAVFLALNRPKLQELTNRLKAARLTCPLFDTARWVRNLERSYFKMWNLYCAGQHPQPFKVTENDLECPFDR encoded by the exons ATGGAGATGTTGCTGTTGCAGAACGATCATCTGCAGGTTCAGCAGCAGAATTTGCAGCCATATCAGCATAATTCGCAGCAGCAACATCAGAATTCGCACAATTTGCAGAATTTGCAGCAGTTTCAGAACCAGTTGCAGGTATCTAGGGTTTCGTTTTCGCTTGATCGTAGCGATTCTTTCGTTTTTCATTCAGAGCATCAGCATCAATCACAGCAGCAGCAGTTGCAGCTGCAATTGTCGTCGACTTCGACGGTTAAGACTTCGCAGGCTTTGGATCCTCGACAAG TTGATGACAATCTGTTGCTGACTCTTGCCCACCAAAAATACAAATCTGGAAATTACAAGCAAGCACTTGACCTCACCAATAGTTTGTACGAGAGAAATCCCCGACGTACAGATAATCTTTTGCTATTGGGTGCTATTTACTATCAG CTGCATGACTTCGATACATGCATCTCAAAAAATGAAGAAGCTCTTCAAATTAATCCTCATTTTGCCGAGTGTTATGGTAACATGGCAAATGCGTGGAAG GAGAAAGGAAATATTGATCTAGCTATCCGCTATTATTTGGTTGCAATTGAG CTTCGACCCAATTTTGCTGATGCGTGGTCCAATTTAGCTAATGCTTACATGCGGAACGGACGGGTTAATGAGGCAGTTCAATGCTGCAGACAGGCCCTTGAATTGAATCCTAATCAG GTTGATGCTCGTTGTACGCTGGGTAATCTTATGAAAGCCCAAGGCCTGGTTCAGGAG GCATACAATTGTTATGTTGAGGCTCTCCGTGTCCAGCCTACTCTTCCTGTTGCTTGGTCCAATCTTGCTGGGCTTTTTATGGAGACGGGAGATTACAACAAAGCTCTTCAGTGCTACAAG GAAGCTATCAAACACAAACCTACATGTGTAGATGCCTATTTAAACTTAGGAAATGTATACAAG ACTCTGGGTATGCCTCAAGAAGCTGTGTTATGTTATCAACGTTTGCTGCAGGTCCGACCAGACTATGCTATAGCTCATG GTAATCTTGCTAGTATATATTATGAGCAAGGGCAGCTGGATATGTCAATTCTACACTATGAAAGAGCCATTGCTCGTGATCCTGGATTCTTGGAAGCTTACAATAATTTG GGTAATGCACTGAAAGATGCTGGCCGAGCTGAAGAGGCTGTTCAATACTATCGT AAATGTCTCTCTGTCCAACCTAACCACCCGCAAGCACTGACTAATCTTGGCAATATATACATGGAATG GAATATGACTGGTACTGCTGCACAGTATTATAAGGCTACACTACATGTAACCACAGGATTATGTGCACCATACAATAATCTTGCAATAATTTATAAGCAGCAG GGTAATTATGCGGATGCTCTAACTTGCTACACAGAAGTTCTTCGGATTGATCCATTGGCATCTGATGCACTTCTCAATAGGGGAAATACACTTAAGGAGATTGGTAGAGTTAATGAAGCTATCCAGGACTATATAAGTGCTATTGATGTCCGCCCCAGTATGGCTGAAGCTCATGCAAATTTGGCTTCAGCTTATAAAGACAG TGGTCATGTTGAAGCAGCTGTTAAAAGCTACAAGCATGCGTTAATCTTACGTCCTGACTTCCCAGAAGCAACATGCAATCTTCTTCATACTTTACAG TGTGTATGTGACTGGGAGGGATTAGAAAATAGGCTAATTGAAGTTGAAAGCATATTAAGGCGGCAAATTCAG ATGTCAGTTGTTCCAAGTGTGCAACCCTTCCATGCCTTTGCTTACCCTCTGGATCCATTGCTCGCACTTGAAATTAG TCGTAAATATGCGGAAAATTGTTCTCTGGTTGCGGCTCGGTATTCACTTCCTTCCTTCAGTTATCCTGCTCCGTTTCCTGTAAAGACTGACAAGGGAAGCCGGCGATTGAGGGTTGG ATATGTTAGCAGTGATTTTGGCAATCATCCCTTGTCACATCTTATGGGTTCAGTGTTTGGTATGCACAACCGAGAAAATGTTGAG GTCTTCTGTTATGCCTTGAGTCCAAGTGATGGTTCTGAGTGGAGGCTGCGTACGCAGTCAGAAGCTGAACACTTTGTTGATGTCTCATCCTTGTCATCTGATGCGATAGCTAAATTAATTAATGCGGACTGTATTCAGATCCTTGTCAACCTTAATGGGTACACGAAG GGTGCAAGGAATGAAATATTTGCTATGCAACCTGCTCCTGTACAGGTTTCATACATGGGATTCCCTGGAACCATGGGTGCTTCCTACATACACTATCTGGTGACAGATGAG TTTGTTTCTCCTAGTTATTTGTCGCACCTTTACTCGGAGAAGCTAGTTCATGTCCCCAACTGCTACTTTGTTAATGATTATAAACAG AAAAATCGTGATGTATTGGATCCTAACACCCAACCTAAGCGGTCAGATTATGGGCTGCCTGGTGATAAGTTCATCTTTGGATGCTTTAATCAGCTGTACAAAATAGATCCTGACATTTGTGACACTTG GTGCAATATTCTTAAGCGTGTTCCAAACAGTGCACTCTGGCTTCTGAGGTTTCCAGCTGCAGGCGAGACTAGGCTCCGTGCAT ACGCTGCTGCAAGGGGTGTGCAGCAAGACCAAATAATTTTTACTGATGTTGCAATGAAGGGAGAACATATAAGACGCAGTTCTTTGGCAGATCTCTGTCTTGACAC GCCATTATGCAATGGGCACACAACTGGCACAGATGTTCTCTGGGCTGGTTTGCCAATGCTGACACTACCTCTAGAGAAGATGGCTAGCAGGGTTGCTGGTTCACTTTGTTTAGCGACTGGTGTTGGAGAGGAGATGGTGGTTAACAG CCTGAGAGAATATGAAGAGAAGGCGGTGTTTCTGGCATTGAATAGACCAAAGCTTCAGGAGCTTACCAATAGACTGAAGGCTGCCCGCTTGACTTGTCCTCTCTTTGACACTGCTCGCTGG